Proteins encoded by one window of Flavobacterium sp. N502540:
- a CDS encoding CTP synthase yields the protein MNQTKYIFVTGGVTSSLGKGIIAASLAKLLQGRGYRTTIQKFDPYINVDPGTLNPYEHGECYVTDDGAETDLDLGHYERFLNVPTSQANNVTTGRVYLSVIEKERRGEFLGKTVQVVPHITNEIKDRMQLLGKSGDYDIVITEIGGTVGDIESLPYIESVRQLVWELGENNGIVIHLTLVPYLAAAGELKTKPTQHSVKTLMESGIKADILVCRTEHELSQELRQKLALFCNVKKEAVIQSIDASTIYEVPNLMLEEGLDVVALKKLDLPKKASPDLKNWNTFLKRLKNPKHTVNIGLVGKYVEMQDCYKSILEAFIHAGAANETKVNVISIHSEHINAENIVEKLGGLDGVLVAPGFGERGIEGKIEAVRYVRENNIPFFGICLGMQMSVIEYSRNILGYKEANSTEMNDKTPHPVVNLMEEQKTVTDKGGTMRLGAWKCDIKPDTLAYKIYGQKTISERHRHRYEYNNKYADELQNAGLKASGVNPDTGLVEIVELENHPFFIGVQYHPEYKSTVANPHPIFVNFVAAAVNAHKK from the coding sequence ATGAATCAAACAAAATATATTTTTGTTACAGGCGGTGTGACTTCTTCATTAGGAAAAGGAATTATCGCGGCATCTTTAGCAAAATTGTTACAAGGAAGAGGATACCGTACAACTATTCAAAAATTTGATCCTTATATCAATGTGGATCCGGGTACGTTGAATCCATACGAGCACGGAGAATGTTATGTAACGGATGATGGTGCTGAAACAGATTTAGATTTAGGTCATTACGAGCGTTTCTTGAACGTTCCTACCTCTCAGGCGAATAACGTTACAACCGGAAGAGTGTATCTTTCTGTAATCGAAAAAGAAAGAAGAGGAGAGTTTTTAGGAAAAACCGTTCAGGTAGTTCCTCATATTACCAACGAAATCAAAGACAGAATGCAATTGTTGGGTAAATCCGGCGATTATGATATTGTGATTACTGAAATCGGTGGAACTGTTGGTGATATCGAATCATTACCTTATATAGAGTCTGTTCGTCAGTTGGTTTGGGAGTTAGGAGAAAATAACGGAATTGTTATTCATTTGACATTGGTGCCTTATTTGGCTGCCGCCGGTGAGTTGAAAACAAAACCAACACAACACTCTGTTAAAACATTGATGGAGAGCGGAATCAAAGCAGATATTTTGGTTTGTAGAACCGAGCACGAATTGTCTCAGGAATTGCGTCAGAAACTGGCTTTGTTTTGTAATGTGAAAAAAGAAGCAGTAATTCAGTCTATTGATGCTTCAACGATATATGAAGTTCCAAATTTAATGCTTGAAGAAGGATTAGATGTAGTGGCTTTGAAAAAATTAGATTTGCCTAAAAAAGCATCTCCGGATCTTAAAAACTGGAATACGTTTTTGAAAAGACTGAAAAATCCGAAACATACCGTAAATATTGGTTTGGTAGGTAAATATGTAGAAATGCAGGATTGTTACAAATCTATTTTAGAGGCGTTTATTCATGCAGGTGCAGCAAACGAAACAAAAGTAAATGTAATTTCGATACATTCAGAACATATTAATGCTGAAAATATTGTAGAAAAATTAGGAGGTCTGGATGGAGTTTTAGTAGCTCCTGGTTTCGGAGAAAGAGGTATCGAAGGAAAAATCGAAGCAGTTCGTTATGTACGTGAAAACAACATCCCATTTTTTGGAATTTGTTTAGGAATGCAAATGTCTGTAATCGAATATTCAAGAAATATTTTAGGTTACAAAGAGGCGAACTCTACTGAGATGAACGATAAAACGCCTCATCCTGTAGTGAATTTGATGGAAGAGCAAAAAACAGTAACTGACAAGGGCGGAACGATGCGTTTAGGAGCGTGGAAATGTGATATTAAGCCTGATACTCTGGCGTATAAAATCTACGGACAGAAAACAATTTCAGAGCGTCACCGTCACCGTTACGAATACAATAATAAATATGCTGACGAACTGCAAAATGCAGGTTTGAAAGCTTCAGGGGTAAACCCGGATACAGGTTTGGTAGAAATTGTAGAACTTGAAAATCATCCGTTTTTCATTGGGGTACAATACCATCCGGAATACAAAAGTACAGTAGCAAATCCACATCCGATTTTTGTAAATTTTGTGGCTGCTGCAGTGAATGCGCATAAAAAATAA
- the yidC gene encoding membrane protein insertase YidC, which yields MEEKKIDLNSIIGFVLIFGILIWIMYQNQPSDKEIAAEKAKKELIAKQEAQAKADKTKTAVLPVAAAATPGDTVQLAQLQKTLGGFAYSATLPSAKEGFTTIENEKIKLKIANKGGYIVEATLKEFKKFEKNSGQLVELIKDNNANLNIQLQTADNRTLNSKDLFFEPTLTKNGADQILTMRLKAGANEYLEYKYVLKPNDYLVGFDVRSQGLNKVLNTGKPLDLQWDLKTYRNEKSISYENRYAEIYYEHEDGKINYAGLGKHEEETVEKVSFIAYKQHFFTSILVTDKPFTTSKLESTNLVNDEKIDTVFTKQFKTNVPLAFSNGEIDYKMQWYFGPADYKVLKSYDKNFQKIIPLGWGIFGWINRLIFIPLFGFLSSTIGLSLGIAIIIFTIIIKLAMSPITYKSFLSQAKMKVLRPEITELGEKFKKDPMKKQQETMKLYNKAGVNPMAGCIPALIQLPFMYASFQFFPSAFELRQKGFLWADDLSSFDSVVKLPFHIPLYGDHISLFPILAAIAIFFYMKMTSGDQQMAAPQQEGMPDMAKMMKIMIYVSPLMMLIFFNSYGAGLSLYNFISNLITIGIMYVIKNYIVDSDKIHAQIQENKLKEPKKQSKFQQRLQEVMEQQEAAKAQNKKK from the coding sequence ATGGAAGAAAAAAAAATTGATCTTAATTCAATCATTGGTTTTGTATTGATATTTGGAATTTTGATTTGGATTATGTACCAAAATCAGCCTTCTGATAAAGAGATTGCTGCCGAAAAAGCCAAAAAAGAATTAATTGCCAAGCAAGAAGCACAAGCGAAAGCGGATAAGACTAAAACAGCTGTTTTACCGGTTGCTGCAGCTGCAACTCCGGGTGATACAGTGCAGTTGGCACAATTGCAAAAAACATTAGGAGGTTTTGCTTATTCAGCTACACTGCCTTCTGCTAAAGAAGGTTTTACAACTATTGAAAACGAAAAGATTAAACTTAAAATTGCCAACAAAGGTGGTTACATAGTAGAAGCTACGTTAAAAGAGTTCAAAAAGTTTGAAAAAAATTCAGGACAATTAGTTGAATTGATTAAAGACAATAATGCTAATTTGAACATTCAGTTGCAAACTGCTGATAACAGAACTTTAAACTCTAAAGATTTGTTTTTTGAACCTACGCTAACTAAAAATGGCGCAGATCAAATTTTAACAATGCGTTTGAAAGCCGGAGCAAATGAATACTTAGAATACAAATATGTTCTTAAACCAAATGATTACTTAGTTGGTTTTGATGTTCGTTCTCAGGGATTAAACAAAGTTTTAAATACTGGAAAGCCATTAGATTTACAGTGGGATTTGAAAACGTACAGAAACGAAAAGAGTATTTCGTATGAAAACCGTTATGCTGAAATTTATTATGAGCATGAAGATGGTAAAATAAACTATGCAGGTTTAGGAAAACACGAAGAAGAAACTGTTGAAAAAGTTAGTTTTATAGCTTACAAACAACATTTCTTCACATCTATTTTAGTAACGGATAAACCATTTACAACATCAAAGTTAGAATCAACTAATTTAGTGAATGATGAAAAGATAGATACTGTTTTTACGAAACAGTTTAAAACAAATGTTCCTTTAGCATTCTCTAATGGTGAAATTGATTATAAAATGCAATGGTATTTTGGACCGGCAGATTATAAAGTTCTAAAATCATACGATAAGAATTTCCAAAAAATCATTCCGTTAGGATGGGGGATTTTTGGTTGGATTAACCGATTGATTTTTATTCCGTTGTTTGGATTCTTAAGCTCGACAATTGGATTATCATTAGGAATTGCGATTATTATCTTTACGATTATTATCAAATTGGCTATGTCGCCAATTACCTATAAGTCATTCCTGTCTCAGGCTAAAATGAAAGTTTTACGTCCGGAGATTACAGAATTGGGAGAAAAATTCAAAAAAGACCCAATGAAAAAACAACAGGAAACGATGAAACTGTACAACAAAGCAGGAGTAAACCCAATGGCAGGATGTATTCCGGCATTGATTCAGCTTCCTTTTATGTATGCTTCCTTCCAGTTCTTCCCTTCAGCTTTTGAGCTAAGACAAAAAGGTTTCCTTTGGGCAGACGATTTGTCTTCTTTTGACTCGGTTGTAAAATTGCCATTCCATATTCCGTTATATGGAGATCATATCAGTTTGTTCCCAATTTTGGCAGCAATTGCGATTTTCTTCTACATGAAAATGACATCTGGAGATCAGCAAATGGCAGCGCCTCAGCAAGAAGGTATGCCGGATATGGCAAAAATGATGAAAATCATGATTTATGTTTCGCCACTAATGATGTTAATTTTCTTCAATAGTTATGGTGCCGGATTGAGTTTATATAACTTTATTTCGAACTTAATTACAATCGGAATCATGTATGTAATTAAAAATTACATTGTTGATAGTGATAAGATTCACGCTCAGATTCAGGAAAATAAATTAAAAGAGCCTAAAAAGCAAAGTAAGTTTCAACAACGTCTTCAGGAAGTAATGGAACAACAAGAAGCTGCAAAAGCTCAGAATAAAAAGAAATAA
- a CDS encoding DUF3820 family protein, protein MESDKKLLIKLAHTKMPFGKYEGYFLIDLPEYYVVWYQNKGFPKGELGQQLQLIYELKLNGLEELIRNIKKQYPKPIK, encoded by the coding sequence ATGGAATCAGACAAAAAACTTCTCATCAAATTAGCTCATACCAAAATGCCTTTCGGAAAATACGAAGGTTATTTTTTAATTGATTTACCCGAATATTATGTCGTTTGGTATCAAAATAAAGGATTCCCAAAAGGAGAATTGGGACAACAGTTGCAACTTATATATGAACTAAAGTTGAATGGACTGGAAGAACTGATCCGAAATATCAAAAAACAATATCCGAAACCTATTAAATAA
- the nagB gene encoding glucosamine-6-phosphate deaminase: MLKSKIDKATGFEKRFENINTVVFENSGDASKEVAQEIAALIQSKQKENKPCILGLATGSSPKGLYAELVRLHKEEGLSFKNVISFNLDEYYPMEPNSINSYVRFMKELLFDHVDILPENYHVPDGLLTKEQIADYCHDYEAKIEALGGIDLQILGIGGNGHIGFNESGSLQNSKTRLVALDHITRVAASKDFFGLSNTPRTAITLGVKKIMEAKQVILLAWGEGKSNIVKKSVEDEVTNRVPASFLQEHNNAVFVLDKEASSKLTRINKPWLVEKVVWTDKLTRKAVLGLALQLKKPILMLTDADYIENGMSDLLADSGPAYDINIKIFNKLQNTITGWPGGKPNAEDTNRPERAEPAKKRVLIFSPHPDDDIISMGGTFMRLQEQGHEVHVAYQTSGNIAVADDEALRFARFVIDYNEKFGIKSEEADNIYQKAATFLTNKKNSEIDIPEVRYIKGLIRKGEARATSHFVGLTDDQIHFMELPFYETGTIEKKPIGKEDIQLTMDLIEKIKPHQIYAAGDLADPHGTHKVCLDAIFEAVKALKPKSFMDDCWLWLYRGAWQEWGIDEVEMAVPMSPDQVLAKRHGIFKHQSQKDGVVFQGTDAREFWQRAEDRNAETAALYQQLGLATYAAMEAFVRWHY; the protein is encoded by the coding sequence ATGTTAAAAAGTAAAATCGACAAAGCAACAGGGTTCGAAAAACGTTTCGAAAACATCAATACGGTCGTTTTTGAAAATTCCGGCGATGCATCAAAAGAAGTAGCTCAGGAAATTGCGGCTTTAATTCAATCCAAACAAAAAGAAAATAAACCTTGTATTTTAGGATTAGCAACAGGTTCTTCTCCAAAAGGGCTTTATGCAGAACTGGTTCGTTTACACAAAGAAGAAGGCTTGAGCTTTAAAAATGTAATTAGTTTTAACCTGGATGAATATTATCCAATGGAACCAAATTCAATCAACAGTTACGTTCGTTTTATGAAAGAATTGCTGTTTGATCATGTCGATATTTTACCTGAAAATTACCACGTTCCGGACGGACTTTTGACCAAAGAACAAATCGCGGATTATTGCCATGATTATGAAGCAAAAATTGAAGCTCTTGGCGGAATCGATTTGCAGATTCTTGGAATTGGAGGTAACGGACATATAGGTTTCAACGAATCAGGATCGTTACAAAACTCTAAAACACGTTTAGTGGCTTTAGATCATATTACCAGAGTTGCGGCAAGTAAAGATTTCTTCGGATTAAGTAATACGCCAAGAACTGCTATAACACTTGGAGTAAAAAAGATTATGGAAGCCAAGCAGGTAATTTTATTGGCTTGGGGAGAAGGAAAATCAAATATTGTAAAGAAATCGGTAGAAGATGAAGTAACCAATCGTGTGCCGGCATCATTCTTACAGGAGCATAACAATGCGGTATTTGTTTTAGACAAAGAAGCTTCTTCAAAACTTACCAGAATCAACAAACCTTGGTTGGTAGAAAAAGTAGTATGGACGGATAAACTGACTCGTAAGGCCGTTTTAGGATTGGCACTTCAGCTTAAAAAACCAATCTTAATGCTTACCGATGCTGATTATATCGAAAACGGAATGAGCGATTTATTAGCCGATTCAGGTCCTGCATACGATATTAACATTAAAATATTCAACAAACTTCAGAATACAATTACAGGATGGCCGGGTGGTAAACCAAATGCGGAAGACACCAACCGTCCGGAAAGAGCAGAACCGGCTAAGAAGAGAGTATTGATTTTTAGTCCGCATCCCGATGATGATATCATCAGTATGGGTGGAACTTTCATGCGTTTGCAAGAGCAGGGACATGAAGTACACGTGGCGTATCAAACCTCTGGGAATATTGCCGTAGCCGATGATGAAGCGTTGCGTTTTGCAAGATTCGTAATTGATTACAATGAAAAATTCGGAATCAAGAGTGAAGAAGCAGACAATATTTACCAAAAAGCGGCAACTTTCTTAACCAATAAAAAGAACAGTGAAATTGATATTCCTGAAGTTCGTTACATCAAAGGATTAATCAGAAAAGGAGAGGCGAGAGCAACCAGCCATTTTGTAGGTTTAACCGATGATCAGATTCATTTTATGGAATTACCATTCTATGAAACCGGAACCATTGAGAAAAAACCAATCGGAAAAGAAGATATTCAGTTGACGATGGATTTGATCGAAAAAATCAAACCGCATCAAATTTACGCAGCAGGTGATTTAGCAGATCCACACGGAACACATAAAGTATGTCTGGACGCTATTTTTGAAGCTGTAAAAGCGCTGAAACCAAAATCATTTATGGACGATTGCTGGTTGTGGTTATACCGTGGAGCATGGCAGGAATGGGGAATTGACGAAGTAGAGATGGCGGTACCAATGAGCCCGGATCAGGTATTGGCAAAACGTCACGGAATCTTCAAGCACCAATCTCAAAAAGACGGTGTTGTTTTCCAGGGAACCGATGCCAGAGAATTTTGGCAAAGAGCCGAAGACAGAAATGCTGAGACAGCTGCGTTGTACCAACAATTAGGTTTGGCGACCTATGCTGCGATGGAAGCTTTCGTGAGATGGCATTACTAA
- a CDS encoding toxin-antitoxin system YwqK family antitoxin, translated as MISKKIIVGLLFLSTLFAVGQEVNKSDASGKKDGVWKGIYEVSKRPRYEGTFSHGKETGVFKFFDDTKKGDVVATRDFTANDGSSYTIFYDQNKNKVSEGKEIGKSREGDWKYYHKASKAIMTLEKYKAGKLEGVRTVFYADSKIAEEMTYKEGLKEGVYKKYGQNGILLEQSTFKNNEYNGDAVFYDSDGVVASKGKFTRGKKSGMWQFYFKGKLTKEVNMSDPKSSYQADSKPKTE; from the coding sequence ATGATTTCTAAAAAAATAATAGTCGGATTACTTTTCTTAAGTACCCTTTTTGCAGTAGGGCAAGAGGTTAATAAATCGGATGCCAGCGGGAAAAAAGATGGAGTTTGGAAAGGAATTTATGAAGTTTCTAAACGTCCTCGTTACGAAGGAACTTTTAGTCACGGAAAAGAAACCGGAGTGTTTAAATTTTTTGATGATACTAAAAAAGGAGATGTTGTAGCAACTCGTGATTTTACAGCAAATGACGGAAGTTCGTATACCATTTTTTACGATCAGAATAAAAATAAAGTAAGCGAAGGAAAAGAAATAGGTAAATCGCGTGAAGGCGACTGGAAATACTATCACAAAGCTTCAAAAGCAATTATGACGCTTGAAAAATACAAAGCCGGAAAATTGGAAGGAGTAAGAACTGTTTTTTATGCAGATTCTAAAATTGCTGAGGAAATGACTTATAAAGAAGGTTTGAAAGAGGGTGTTTATAAGAAGTACGGGCAAAACGGAATTCTTTTAGAGCAGAGTACCTTTAAAAATAACGAATACAATGGCGATGCTGTTTTTTACGACTCTGATGGAGTTGTCGCTTCTAAAGGTAAATTTACCAGAGGTAAAAAATCGGGGATGTGGCAGTTTTATTTTAAAGGAAAATTAACCAAGGAAGTAAATATGAGTGATCCTAAAAGTAGTTATCAGGCCGATTCAAAACCTAAGACGGAGTAG